In Curtobacterium sp. L6-1, a genomic segment contains:
- a CDS encoding Rv3235 family protein, whose amino-acid sequence MAERAQQVAGVQTEEQANETGPPAAAAAARCATGTAVASCATDSAPPDRPLPDVGETARSLALCVAEILTGAREVDTIARWITEEVHRHLQQRAAIAARARSASRRSQHRAVIRVGGVVLDASRGDVVEAAVVVHTRSHARAVAIRLEARQGRWRATAIGVL is encoded by the coding sequence GTGGCGGAGCGCGCACAGCAGGTCGCAGGGGTCCAGACCGAGGAGCAGGCGAACGAGACCGGACCACCGGCGGCGGCGGCTGCGGCTCGGTGTGCGACGGGCACCGCTGTGGCATCGTGCGCGACGGACTCCGCGCCGCCGGACCGGCCGCTGCCGGATGTCGGCGAGACCGCCCGGTCCCTGGCGCTGTGTGTCGCCGAGATCCTCACCGGTGCACGCGAGGTGGACACCATCGCGCGGTGGATCACCGAGGAGGTGCACCGTCACCTGCAGCAGCGCGCGGCGATCGCGGCCCGCGCCCGGTCGGCGTCCCGACGGAGCCAGCACCGTGCCGTGATCCGCGTCGGCGGTGTCGTCCTCGACGCGTCCCGGGGCGACGTGGTCGAGGCCGCGGTCGTCGTCCACACGCGCAGTCACGCCCGCGCGGTCGCCATCCGCCTCGAGGCCCGGCAGGGCCGGTGGCGGGCCACCGCGATCGGTGTGCTCTGA
- a CDS encoding sensor histidine kinase → MSTLSDLVLAQGRSSEADVEWLHLLVGDWQLLADLSFADMVLWVPTADDSTFVAVAHARPSSAATLFYRDIVGQDIREEWRDQVTESFTGSRVVDSAEPDWYEDTPTRVRAIPVLRRLTAKSAQTTEHPIAVVTRHSNQDESRTPSRQELNFTASANDLFGMIATGDFPDLGAPAGPRRGAPRASDGLLRLDTNGVVTFASPNGLSAFNRMGFDGELERKSLAEVTTELLGAQLDVDESLPLVVTGRAPWRADIEAKGVTVSLRSIPLRDGGERIGAVVLCRDVTEMRHQERELITKDATIREIHHRVKNNLQTVASLLRIQARRTHSDEARTSLQNAMRRVAAIAVVHDTLSTGLSQTVDFDEVFDSVLKLVTEVAASHNTTVHPKKTGEFGVLPSEAATPLALGLTELVTNAVEHGLDGRDGEVEIVANRHDDHIEIQVRDNGVGLPEGKVGSGLGTQIVRTLIQGELGGTIDWHTLTGSGTEVTISIPFRWLTSAPAASA, encoded by the coding sequence GTGTCGACCCTCAGTGACCTCGTCCTCGCGCAAGGCCGTTCCTCCGAAGCCGACGTGGAGTGGCTCCACCTGCTCGTGGGGGACTGGCAGCTGCTCGCCGACCTGTCGTTCGCCGACATGGTGCTGTGGGTGCCGACGGCGGACGACTCGACCTTCGTGGCGGTCGCGCACGCCCGTCCCTCCTCGGCGGCGACGCTGTTCTACCGGGACATCGTCGGCCAGGACATCCGCGAGGAGTGGCGCGACCAGGTCACCGAGAGCTTCACCGGCAGCCGGGTCGTCGACTCCGCCGAGCCGGACTGGTACGAGGACACCCCGACACGCGTGCGCGCCATCCCCGTGCTCCGTCGTCTCACCGCGAAGAGCGCGCAGACCACCGAGCACCCGATCGCCGTGGTCACGCGCCACTCGAACCAGGACGAGTCGCGCACGCCGAGCCGGCAGGAACTCAACTTCACCGCGAGCGCGAACGACCTGTTCGGCATGATCGCCACCGGTGACTTCCCGGACCTCGGTGCCCCGGCCGGTCCGCGTCGCGGCGCTCCCCGGGCCAGCGACGGGCTCCTCCGCCTCGACACGAACGGCGTCGTGACCTTCGCCAGCCCGAACGGCCTGAGCGCCTTCAACCGGATGGGCTTCGACGGCGAGCTCGAGCGCAAGTCCCTGGCCGAGGTGACGACGGAGCTCCTCGGCGCCCAGCTCGACGTCGACGAGTCCCTGCCCCTCGTGGTCACCGGCCGTGCGCCGTGGCGGGCGGACATCGAGGCGAAGGGCGTCACCGTCTCGCTCCGGTCGATCCCGCTGCGGGACGGAGGCGAGCGGATCGGGGCGGTCGTGCTCTGCCGCGACGTCACCGAGATGCGGCACCAGGAGCGCGAGCTCATCACGAAGGACGCGACGATCCGCGAGATCCACCACCGGGTCAAGAACAACCTGCAGACGGTGGCGTCGCTGCTCCGCATCCAGGCGCGGCGCACGCACTCCGACGAGGCCCGCACCTCGCTGCAGAACGCGATGCGCCGGGTCGCCGCCATCGCCGTCGTGCACGACACCCTGTCCACCGGCCTGAGCCAGACCGTGGACTTCGACGAGGTGTTCGACTCGGTCCTCAAGCTCGTCACCGAGGTCGCCGCCTCGCACAACACGACCGTGCACCCGAAGAAGACGGGGGAGTTCGGGGTGCTCCCGTCCGAGGCAGCCACGCCGCTCGCGCTCGGCCTGACGGAGCTCGTCACGAACGCGGTCGAGCACGGGCTTGACGGCCGCGACGGCGAGGTCGAGATCGTCGCCAACCGCCACGACGACCACATCGAGATCCAGGTGCGGGACAACGGCGTCGGGCTGCCGGAGGGCAAGGTCGGTTCCGGCCTCGGGACGCAGATCGTCCGCACCCTCATCCAGGGCGAGCTCGGCGGCACGATCGACTGGCACACCCTGACCGGCAGCGGCACCGAGGTCACCATCTCCATCCCGTTCCGCTGGCTCACCTCGGCGCCGGCCGCCAGCGCCTAG
- a CDS encoding WhiB family transcriptional regulator, with protein sequence MDWRDQAACLTADPELFFPVGNTGPAVDQIEKAKSVCARCTVTEMCLQYALENNQDSGVWGGLSEDERRALKRRAARARRAS encoded by the coding sequence ATGGATTGGCGTGACCAGGCAGCCTGCCTCACCGCGGACCCCGAGCTCTTCTTCCCCGTCGGGAACACCGGCCCGGCCGTCGACCAGATCGAGAAGGCCAAGTCGGTCTGCGCTCGGTGCACCGTGACCGAGATGTGCCTGCAGTACGCACTCGAGAACAACCAGGACTCCGGTGTCTGGGGTGGCCTCAGCGAGGACGAGCGTCGCGCGCTCAAGCGCCGCGCCGCCCGCGCCCGCCGCGCCTCCTGA